A region from the Drosophila bipectinata strain 14024-0381.07 chromosome 3R, DbipHiC1v2, whole genome shotgun sequence genome encodes:
- the osa gene encoding trithorax group protein osa isoform X7, translating to MNEKIKSPQTQQSQQQPGGTGAGAPAPSATPPTAAGATPPTSGPPTPNNNSNNGSDPSVQQQSIAPHPYGAPPPPGSAPGGPPDPAAVMHYHHLHQQQQHPPPPHMQQQQQAHHGGPAPPPPGGAPEHAPGVKDEYAHLPPPHSHPAYARYHGDPNMDPYRYGQPMPGGKPSQQQQPPLQQQQPGPGGSPNRPPQQQRYIPGQPPQGPTPTLNSLLQSSNPPPPPQHRYANTYDPQQAAASAAAAAAQQQAGGPPPPPPGHGPPPPQHQPYGAQQGGWAPPPRPYSPQLGPSQQYRTPPPTNTSRGQSPYPPAHGQNSGSYPSSPQQQQQQQQQQPQQAGQQPGGPVPGGPTPGVGQQPPQQNTPPTSQYSPYPQRYPTPPGLPSSGPNHRTAYSTHQYPEPNRPWPGGSSPSPGPGHPLPPASPHHVPPMPQQQPPPPPHGAVGGPPPSSSPGHAPSPSPQPSQASPSPHQELIGQNSNDSSSGGAHSGMGSGPPGTPNPQQVMRPTPSPTGSSGSRSMSPAVAQNHPISRPASNQSSSGGPMQQPPVGAGGPPQMPPHPGMPGVPPQQQQSQQQQASNSASSASNSPQQTPPPGPPPNQSINNMATPPPPPQGASGGGYPMPPHMHGYKMGGPGQSPGGQGYPPQQPQQYPPGNYPPRTQYPPGAYATGPPPPPTSQAGAGGANSMPSGTQAGGYQGRPMPNHSGQYPPYQWVPPSPQQPVPGGAPGNAQMGNHVQGKGTPPPPVVGGPPPPQGSGSPRPLNYLKQHLQHKGGYGGSPTPPQGPQGYGNGPTGMHPGMPMGPPHHMGPPHGPTSMGPPTSTPPQSQMLQGQGQGQTAGGGPEGSGPEHISQDNGISSSGPTGAGGMHAVTAVVTTGPDGTPMDEVSQQSTLSNASAASGEDPQCTTPKSRKNDPYSQSHLPPPSTSPHPVVMHPGSGGPVEEYDISSPPNWPRPAGSPQVFNHVPVQQEPFRSTITTTKKSDSLCKLYEMDDNPDRRGWLDKLRAFMEDRRTPITACPTISKQPLDLYRLYIYVKERGGFVEVCKVTKSKTWKDIAGLLGIGASSSAAYTLRKHYTKNLLTFECHFDRGDIDPGPIIQQVEAGSKKKTAKAASVPSPGGGHLDAGTTNSTGSSNSQDSFPAPPGSAPNAAIDGYPGYPGGSPYPGASGPQPDYAAAGQMQRPPSQSNPQTPHPGSPYPSQPGAYGQYGSSDQYNASGPPGQPFGQGPGQYPPQNRNMYPPYGPEGEAPPTGANQYGPYGSRPYSQPPPGGPQPPVQAVAGGSPATGTPGAPPSSAYPTNRPGQQEYYQPPPDQSPQPRRHPDFIKDSQPYPGYNARPQIYGGWPGGNQQFRPQYPASPAPQTWGSAPPRGAAPPPGAPHGPPIQQPAGVAQWDQHRYPPQQAPPPPPQQTQQQQQQQPQQPPYQQAGGPPGQQPSQAPPQWAQLSTSQAAQPGIAPPGSPLRPPSGPPGQQQRMSGLPQQQQSQQQPVGGQQPPPQQATPGIPQVGPGGMVKPPYAMPPPPSQQVGQPGVGQVGVPPGGMMTQKQAPMPGQPGMQPQPLQQQQQPPHQHPHPHQHPHQHPQHPHPHQMPPNQQVPGGIMMPGGSGAQLVKKELIFPLDSVESTTPVLYRRKRLTKADVCPVDPWRIFMAMRSGLLTECTWALDVLNVLLFDDTTVQFFGISNLPGLLTLLLEHFQKNLAEMFDERECEEQASEEAEAGDDDADSGTVMCDNRQSRCVRSICSYNRKRHYENMDRGAKGVGNASDSEEADEGIDLGQVRVQPNPDERSLLLSFTPNYTMVTRKGVPVRIQPADHDIFVDERQKAWDIDTNRLYEQLEPVGSDAWTFGFTEPDPLDGIIDVFKSEIVNIPFARYVRPDKKTKALKPDIKKEENSADKEQNPYNKKRRLVSGDSSNDGGKKSKLSSEEFVQPNAEVKKEPADSDCRTIDMEIDESPQRLTNGVAPSTPPTGFDPRATVRDAAHVLQRRRDSSYEDECYTRDEASLHLVNESQDSLARRCIALSNIFRNLTFVPGNETVLAKSTRFLAVLGRLLLLNHEHLRRTPKTRNYDREEDTDFSDSCSSLQGEREWWWDYLITIRENMLVAMANIAGHLELSRYDELIARPLIDGLLHWAVCPSAHGQDPFPSCGPNSALSPQRLALEALCKLCVTDANVDLVIATPPFSRLEKLCAVLTRHLCRNEDQVLREFSVNLLHYLAAADSAMARTVALQSPCISYLVAFIEQAEQTALGVANQHGINYLRENPDSMGTSLDMLRRAAGTLLHLAKHPDNRSLFMQQEQRLLGLVMSHILDQQVALIISRVLYQVSRGAGPMHSVEFRLLQQRQQQLQRPGGAEKPVSTAAAASAPGGTTVKVEPAVTSEPIETKPPAVVNDENSNSSQQLPPAATFNDVSNSSTNSNSCGTVSSNQTNNSSSTHSSSAVSSQSANTTCPPATGGASVTAAAATAAAIVNDQQQVSKVAAALSSATAAAAVAAAAASASSAQPSTPAVAQPAAPPPTNTGTTTAVA from the exons ATGAATGAGAAAATAAAGTCTCCACAAACGCAGCAGTCGCAGCAGCAGCCTGGTGGCACTGGTGCTGGAGCTCCTGCCCCTTCTGCCACGCCCCCGACGGCTGCAGGTGCCACTCCGCCAACTTCGGGCCCGCCCACTCCCAATAATAACAGTAACAACGGCAGTGACCCCAGCGTTCAGCAGCAGAGTATAGCTCCTCACCCCTATGGCGCCCCACCGCCCCCCGGATCTGCACCCGGAGGTCCACCAGACCCGGCTGCTGTCATGCACTATCATCACctgcaccagcagcagcagcatccgcCGCCGCCTCAcatgcagcaacaacaacaggcgCACCACGGCGGTCCGGCGCCACCACCGCCCGGAGGAGCACCTGAGCATGCGCCCGGCGTTAAAGATGAGTACGCCCACCTGCCGCCACCGCATTCGCATCCTGCATATGCCCGCTACCACGGCGATCCTAACATGGATCCCTACCGTTACGGCCAACCGATGCCAGGTGGCAAGCCTtctcagcagcagcaaccaccactgcaacaacagcagccagGACCAGGAGGCTCTCCAAATCGCCCGCCGCAACAGCAGCGCTATATTCCCGGACAGCCACCGCAGGGACCCACACCCACGCTGAATTCGCTCCTGCAATCTTCGAATCCGCCGCCTCCGCCTCAGCACCGTTATGCCAATACCTACGATCCCCAACAAGCGGCCgcttcagcagcagcagcggcagcgcaGCAACAAGCCGGAGGTccaccgccgccaccaccaGGACATGGTCCACCACCGCCACAGCACCAACCGTATGGAGCACAACAAGGCGGTTGGGCGCCTCCGCCGCGGCCCTACAGTCCACAGCTAGGACCATCGCAGCAGTACAGGACACCACCACCG ACAAATACTTCCAGGGGTCAGTCACCCTATCCGCCAGCCCATGGTCAAAATTCTGGTTCCTATCCTAGTTcgccgcagcagcaacaacagcaacagcagcagcaaccacaGCAGGCGGGACAGCAGCCCGGCGGTCCTGTGCCGGGCGGACCCACGCCTGGTGTGGGTCAGCAGCCGCCCCAGCAGAACACACCGCCAACATCTCAATATTCGCCGTACCCGCAACGCTACCCGACTCCGCCGGGGCTCCCATCGAGCGGGCCCAACCATCGAACTGCCTACTCGACGCATCAG TATCCTGAACCCAATCGACCTTGGCCAGGTGGTTCTTCCCCAAGCCCTGGTCCCGGACATCCCTTGCCGCCCGCTTCTCCGCACCATGTGCCGCCGATGCCGCAGCAACAGCCTCCACCGCCTCCTCACGGCGCCGTTGGCGGCCCGCCACCTAGCAGCAGTCCGGGTCATGCGCCCAGTCCATCTCCACAGCCCTCACAGGCGTCGCCTTCTCCCCACCAG GAGCTAATTGGACAGAACAGCAACGACAGCTCCAGCGGCGGGGCGCACAGTGGCATGGGCTCCGGTCCCCCCGGCACCCCCAACCCCCAGCAAGTGATGCGACCCACTCCCTCGCCCACCGGATCCTCCGGCTCGCGGTCCATGTCCCCAGCAGTTG CCCAAAATCATCCGATCTCTCGTCCGGCAAGCAACCAGTCGAGCAGCGGAGGGCCCATGCAGCAACCGCCAGTTGGTGCGGGTGGTCCGCCCCAGATGCCACCACACCCCGGAATGCCAGGAGTCCcaccccagcagcagcaatctCAGCAGCAACAGGCATCGAATTCGGCGTCATCGGCGAGCAATTCCCCGCAGCAGACGCCGCCACCGGGCCCTCCGCCGAATCAGAGTATCAATAACATGGCCACACCCCCGCCACCGCCGCAGGGAGCATCGGGAGGAGGCTACCCAATGCCGCCACATATGCACGGATACAAAATGGGAGGACCCGGGCAGAGTCCTGGTGGCCAAGGCTATCCGCCGCAGCAACCACAGCAATATCCACCAG gcAACTACCCGCCACGAACACAGTATCCGCCTGGCGCCTATGCCACAGGACCTCCGCCGCCGCCCACGAGCCAGGCAGGAGCTGGCGGGGCCAATAGCATGCCATCAGGTACTCAAGCCGGTGGCTACCAAGGCCGACCCATGCCCAACCACAGTGGCCAGTATCCGCCATACCAGTGGGTCCCGCCCTCACCTCAACAACCTGTGCCCGGCGGAGCACCCGGAAATGCACAAATGGGTAACCATGTGCAGGGAAAAGGAACTCCACCGCCGCCAGTGGTGGGCGGACCCCCACCGCCGCAAGGAAGCGGGTCGCCCCGGCCCCTGAACTATTTAAAGCAGCATTTACAGCACAAAGGCGGCTATGGGGGTAGTCCAACGCCGCCACAGGGACCTCAAGGATACGGCAACGGGCCGACCGGAATGCATCCCGGCATGCCGATGGGACCACCGCATCACATGGGCCCTCCACACGGGCCAACTAGCATGGGTCCACCCACCAGCACACCTCCTCAGTCGCAGATGCTACAAGGACAGGGACAAGGGCAGACCGCCGGTGGCGGGCCGGAAGGCAGTGGGCCTGAGCATATTTCCCAGGATAACGGTATCAGTTCATCGGGTCCAACGGGTGCCGGCGGGATGCATGCGGTTACTGCGGTGGTTACCACCGGCCCAGATGGCACACCAATGGACGAAGTCAGTCAACAGAGCACGCTTTCGAATGCATCAGCGG CATCCGGCGAAGATCCTCAGTGCACCACACCAAAGTCGCGCAAAAACGATCCCTACAGCCAAAGTCACTTACCTCCGCCAAGCACATCGCCACATCCGGTTGTGATGCACCCGGGGAGCGGTGGGCCCGTCGAGGAATACGACATAAGCTCGCCGCCAAATTGGCCGCGCCCAGCTGGCAGCCCG CAGGTTTTCAACCATGTTCCAGTGCAACAGGAGCCTTTCCGTAGCACTATTACCACGACTAAGAAGTCGGACTCGCTGTGCAAGCTGTACGAGATGGACGACAATCCGGACCGGCGCGGCTGGCTGGACAAGCTGCGGGCGTTCATGGAGGATCGGCGGACACCAATCACCGCCTGCCCCACCATTTCAAAACAGCCACTCGATTTATATAggttatatatttatgtaaaaGAACGTGGCGGATTCGTCGAGGTATGCAAG GTGACTAAGAGCAAGACTTGGAAGGACATTGCCGGGCTCCTGGGCATTGGAGCGAGCAGCAGTGCGGCTTATACGCTGCGCAAGCATTACACCAAGAACCTACTGACCTTCGAgtgccacttcgaccgcggCGACATTGATCCGGGCCCGATTATTCAGCAGGTTGAGGCTGGCAGCAAGAAAAAAACAGCCAAAGCAGCGTCGGTTCCTTCGCCA GGTGGTGGCCATTTGGATGCGGGAACCACGAACTCCACAGGCTCGTCGAACTCACAGGACTCGTTCCCAGCTCCGCCAGGATCAGCTCCTAATGCGGCAATCGATGGGTACCCCGGCTATCCAGGTGGCAGTCCATATCCGGGTGCCAGCGGTCCTCAGCCGGATTATGCGGCCGCGGGGCAGATGCAGCGCCCGCCCTCTCAAAGCAACCCGCAAACCCCTCATCCCG GCTCGCCGTATCCATCGCAGCCTGGAGCTTACGGACAGTATGGGTCGAGCGATCAGTACAACGCGAGTGGACCTCCTGGTCAGCCATTTGGACAGGGGCCCGGACAATATCCGCCGCAGAACCGGAATATGTACCCTCCATACGGACCGGAGGGGGAAGC CCCTCCAACTGGTGCCAATCAGTACGGACCCTATGGCAGCCGACCATATAGTCAGCCACCTCCAGGAGGCCCTCAGCCTCCGGTACAAGCTGTGGCGGGTGGGTCACCCGCCACCGGAACACCTGGAGCGCCACCAAGTAGCGCGTACCCCACTAATAGGCCTGGACAGCAGGAATACTATCAACCACCACCAGATCAA AGTCCACAGCCGCGACGGCACCCGGATTTTATTAAAGACTCACAGCCCTATCCGGGTTACAATGCTAGACCTCAGATATATG GTGGTTGGCCAGGCGGTAATCAGCAGTTTAGGCCGCAGTATCCAGCCTCACCAGCTCCGCAGACCTGGGGAAGTGCTCCGCCGCGGGGAGCTGCGCCACCCCCGGGCGCCCCTCATGGTCCGCCAATTCAACAGCCCGCGGGCGTTGCTCAGTGGGACCAGCACCGATATCCACCGCAGCAAgctccgccgccgccaccgcaacagactcagcagcagcaacaacaacagccgcAACAACCGCCGTACCAGCAGGCTGGTGGTCCTCCAGGACAGCAGCCGTCACAGGCACCTCCACAATGGGCGCAACTGAGCACCAGTCAGGCGGCACAACCCGGCATCGCCCCGCCAGGCTCGCCTCTGCGCCCGCCCTCGGGCCCTCCCGGTCAGCAGCAGCGAATGTCCGGATTgccgcaacagcaacaatcaCAGCAGCAGCCTGTCGGAGGACAGCAACCTCCGCCGCAACAGGCGACGCCGGGAATCCCGCAGGTGGGACCCGGTGGAATGGTTAAGCCGCCATATGCGATGCCTCCCCCGCCCTCTCAGCAAGTAGGTCAGCCAGGAGTGGGCCAGGTGGGTGTGCCACCCGGAGGAATGATGACCCAAAAGCAAGCACCGATGCCGGGTCAACCAGGAATGCAGCCCCAGCctctgcaacagcaacaacaaccaccacatCAGCACCCACACCCTCACCAACATCCACATCAGCATCCACAGCACCCGCATCCACACCAAATGCCACCAAACCAACAGGTGCCCGGAGGAATTATGATGCCTGGTGGCAGTGGAGCTCAGCTGGTCAAGAAAGAGTTGATTTTCCCGCTCGATAGTGTGGAGTCCACAACACCCGTTTTGTATCGTAGAAAGCGTCTTACCAAGGCCGACGTGTGTCCGGTGGACCCGTGGCGTATATTTATGGCTATGCGCTCTGGTCTGCTGACTGAGTGCACCTGGGCCCTCGATGTACTCAATGTGTTGCTATTTGATGACACAACTGTGCAGTTTTTCGGGATCTCTAACCTCCCCGGCCTGCTTACACTTCTGTTGGAGCATTTCCAAAAAAATCTTGCCGAGATGTTCGACGAGCGGGAGTGCGAAGAGCAAGCGAGTGAGGAGGCGGAGGCGGGTGATGATGACGCCGACAGTGGGACTGTGATGTGTGACAACCGACAGTCACGATGTGTTCGGAGTATCTGCAGCTACAACCGCAAGCGGCACTATGAAAACATGGATCGTGGAGCAAAAGGAGTTGGAAATGCCAGCGACTCTGAGGAGGCCGACGAGGGCATTGATCTTGGACAGGTGCGAGTACAACCTAATCCAGATGAACGCTCGCTGCTACTTTCCTTCACTCCCAACTACACGATGGTAACGCGGAAGGGTGTACCCGTGCGAATTCAGCCCGCCGATCATGATATCTTTGTAGACGAGCGCCAGAAGGCGTGGGATATCGACACGAATCGGCTTTACGAGCAGCTGGAGCCTGTTGGCAGCGATGCCTGGACTTTTGGATTTACAGAACCAGATCCTCTGGATGGCATAATTGACGTCTTTAAATCGGAGATTGTAAACATTCCATTTGCACGCTACGTTCGCCCTGACAAGAAGACGAAAGCGCTTAAGCCAGACAtcaaaaaagaggaaaacagTGCTGATAAGGAACAGAACCCGTACAATAAGAAGCGACGCTTGGTTAGCGGCGATAGTAGCAATGATGGTGGAAAGAAATCCAAGCTGTCTAGCGAAGAGTTTGTCCAACCGAATGCTGAGGTGAAGAAGGAGCCGGCCGACAGTGACTGCCGGACCATCGACATGGAGATCGACGAGTCACCACAGCGACTGACGAACGGCGTGGCTCCATCTACGCCTCCTACTGGATTTGATCCGCGAGCAACAGTACGAGACGCTGCGCATGTTTTGCAAAGAAGGCGGGATTCCAGTTACGAAGACGAGTGCTACACGCGGGATGAGGCTTCTCTGCATTTGGTGAATGAAAGCCAAGACTCGCTGGCGCGTCGCTGCATCGCATTGTCGAATATCTTCCGCAACCTGACTTTCGTCCCTGGGAACGAAACGGTACTGGCCAAGTCGACCAGGTTCCTAGCTGTCCTAGGTCGTTTGCTTTTGCTGAATCATGAGCATCTGAGGCGAACTCCCAAAACGAGAAACTACGACCGCGAGGAAGACACCGACTTCAGTGATTCGTGCAGTTCCCTGCAAGGAGAACGTGAATGGTGGTGGGATTATCTGATCACCATCCGTGAAAATATGTTAGTGGCCATGGCCAACATAGCTGGGCACTTAGAGCTTTCACGCTACGACGAGCTGATTGCTCGCCCGCTCATCGACGGACTTCTGCACTGGGCAGTGTGTCCCAGTGCCCACGGTCAAGATCCTTTCCCGTCATGTGGGCCCAACTCTGCGCTTTCGCCGCAACGTCTAGCGCTGGAGGCACTTTGTAAACTGTGCGTGACGGACGCCAACGTCGATTTGGTGATAGCAACGCCTCCGTTTTCACGATTGGAGAAGCTATGCGCAGTGCTAACCCGTCACCTGTGTCGCAATGAGGATCAGGTGCTGAGAGAGTTCTCAGTAAATTTGCTTCATTACTTGGCAGCTGCAGACAGTGCTATGGCCCGCACGGTGGCACTGCAGTCCCCCTGCATCTCCTACTTGGTCGCGTTCATCGAGCAAGCGGAACAGACAGCGCTGGGAGTGGCAAACCAGCATGGAATCAACTACCTGCGAGAAAACCCAGATTCGATGGGCACCAGCTTGGACATGTTACGGCGGGCCGCCGGCACTCTACTGCATCTGGCCAAGCATCCTGATAATAGGTCACTTTTTATGCAGCAGGAACAAAGGCTCCTGGGATTGGTCATGTCACACATTTTGGATCAACAGGTGGCTTTAATTATCTCGAGAGTGCTCTATCAAGTCTCCCGAGGAGCTGGACCGATGCACTCCGTGGAGTTTAGGTTACTGCAACAGCGCCAGCAGCAGCTTCAAAGACCTGGCGGGGCAGAGAAGCCAGTTTCCACTGCAGCAGCCGCTAGTGCACCAGGTGGGACTACAGTTAAAGTAGAGCCAGCGGTGACATCGGAACCAATTGAAACAAAGCCTCCAGCGGTGGTAAATGATGagaacagcaacagcagccaacAGTTACCGCCGGCAGCGACCTTCAACGATGTAAGCAACAGCAGCACAAACAGCAATAGCTGCGGCACAGTCAGCAGTAACCAAACCAACAACAGCTCCAGCACCCACAGCAGCAGTGCGGTAAGCAGTCAGTCAGCGAACACCACATGTCCTCCGGCGACAGGAGGAGCATCCGTgacggcagcagcagccacagcagctGCGATTGTCAATGATCAGCAGCAGGTGAGCAAAGTAGCTGCAGCTCTGAGCAGTGCCACTGCAgcggcggcagtggcagcagcggCTGCTTCAGCCTCATCAGCCCAACCTAGCACTCCAGCAGTGGCACAGCCAGCGGCACCTCCTCCAACCAATACCGGAACCACGACGGCCGTTGCGTAG